A section of the Humulus lupulus chromosome 2, drHumLupu1.1, whole genome shotgun sequence genome encodes:
- the LOC133819574 gene encoding uncharacterized protein LOC133819574: MAGHDSKKSSDAINDLPTFNAENLQSNMKTIFYSRTFMAIIAGVVAGILGLTSWKGFVLYFLVMAITSVGLIAKAGFSIHSYFDSWNQIVLDGFFGGLLSFVLFWTFAYDIVHIF; the protein is encoded by the exons ATGGCTGGACATGACTCAAAGAAATCAAGTGATGCCATAAATGACTTACCAACGTTCAACGCGGAGAATTTGCAAAGTAACATGAAGACTATATTTTACAG cCGAACATTCATGGCTATCATTGCTGGAGTCGTTGCTGGAATTTTGGGATTAACAAGCTGGAAAGgatttgttctttattttcttgtcaTGGCCATTACTTCAGTTGGACTTATAGCCAAGGCCGGATTTTCCATCCATTCATACTTTGATTCCTGGAACCAGATTGTGCTCGATGGTTTCTTTGGTGGGCTATTG TCATTCGTGCTGTTCTGGAC ATTTGCTTATGACATTGTGCATATATTCTGA
- the LOC133815596 gene encoding uncharacterized protein LOC133815596, whose product MVEDTEYFFTYPWGKVSFNKLMDSCKKDMHHQKMNYEKKKEVKGKQKEAKYNLYGYVPALQYWAYEAIQQFAREYGINHGNQFPRMLSWSSNKERPISKADLAPMFKKTSLIVLSMLKPRPSEIDYYSA is encoded by the exons atggtggaggacactgagtacttctttacttacccatgggggaaggtgtcttttaacaagcttatggattcatgtaagaaagacatgcatcatcagaagatgaactatgagaagaagaaggaagttaaggggaaacagaaagaagcaaaatacaatttgtatggttatgtccctgcattgcagtattgggcatacgaagccatccagcagtttgcacgtgagtatggtattaaccatggaaaccagtttccgaggatgctcagttggtcgagcaataaggagcgtcctatttcgaaggccgaccttgcaccgatgttcaagaagacgagt ttgattgtgttgtccatgttgaagccccGGCCTTCGGAGATAGATTATTATAGTGCTTAG